TCCTTAAAATCTTGGAGGGGGCAAGATCTCTAGAGTTCATGCTGGTCTCAAATTTTCAAGCCTTTCAAGGCGTTTTAGCCTTTCAAGTGTTGCAaaagtacatgtgtgtacatgcttgtcCTTACGCAGTCTCTCGTAGGATTTACTTGAGAATGAATTTCAAAATAtcacttattttttattaaaacattttcttgcACATACAAAAACAACATGAGCTGAGGGGGCTGTCCACTGATGTAGCATTTGCCTGACATGTATGACGCCCTGAGTTCTACCTCCACCATTTTATAATCTTACCACTGGataggtggagggagagaggaccaGAAGTTGAATGTCACCCTCATTCATAATAGGATCTTTCCACTGGGGTCATAGAGATTGCTCTCCAAACAGAGAAAAGCTGAACACTTTCCACTATGGTCACATTCACAACATCACACATTTTAGGTTCATATCCAGGAGGAAGCGTCAGTGCATCCAAGGTGAAGTAGATGGAGTATTCTATCATTCCATGTCTTTCCTCCAGGGATGTAATGTAGACCTAAAAACACACATGAGAGAAAAGTTTATCAAGCATAATCTTCACATGGAGGCTCTGGCCCTCCTCGTTCTGGCCCTCTTCACTCTGGCTCTAATCAGCAGACTGCTGCCCGTCCTATCACTGGTTCCCATCCTGTCTGGAACATTCTCAATACCTCAATACCTATGTAAGCCACCCCACGTGCCTGAATCCTACTTGACTCCAATGGGAAGAAAATTTCTTGGAATGTACTCTATAACTCTAAATACTAACCACAGTGGCCATTAACTTCTTAGAATGCAGGTTAAGAGGTGAGGAAGAATTGATGGAAGAAGAAGGGTGGGGAAGAGGACTTTCGCCTGTCAcatcccctgtgtgtgtgtgtgtgtgtgtgtgtgtgtgtgtgagagagagagagagagagagagagagagagagagagagagagagagagagagagagagagaatgaatattcaGGTATTCAGGTGTTTACCAACTAGACTTCACTGGCTGGTCAGCAAACCCCACGGATCTTCCTACCTGTGCCCACAGCCCTGGGATTGCAAGTGTATGCTCCATGCCAGTGTTTTTAAGTGGGtgttagggatcaaactcaggtcctcagggctGCACAGGGTGCATTTCATTGGCTGAACCATCCCTTCAGCACCCTACACATGATCTCTGCATCACTGTTGAAACCCAGTGGTCAGTCTCCAGTATCTAAAAAATAGCAAGCTAGAATTGGGGAGCTCTGACTTCCCAGTCTTCCACAATATactcccctcctttcttcacaACCAGTTTTAGTAGGGTAATTGTTTTCCTTCTGAAGAGCTGAGATTAATAATGTGCcaacaagaaaataaactttggggctggagagatggctcagtggttaagggcactgactcttcttccagaggtcctgagttcaaatcccagcaaccacatggtggctcacaaccatctgtaacgggatctgatgccctcttctagtgtgcatgaagacagggacagtgtactcatatacataaaataaataaatcttttaaaaaaaaagaaaataaactttgtAACTAGGAGATAACTTTCAAGTATATCTTGTGTATTATCTCCAAACTATTTCCTTTGGAAAGTCTTGCTacttctgtaagaaaacaggcttcttgggctggagagatggctcagtggttaagaccactgactgctcttccagaggtcctaagttcaattcccagcaaccacatggtggctcacaaccatctgtaatgagatctgatgccctcttctggtgtgtctgaagatagctacagagtacttatatatcataaataaatcttttttttaaagaagagggCCTTCCTGTAAATGACTGAGCTTGGCTGCCATTGGTCAGCTCAGGGATGACATCACATTTTCCCTTCTTTGACGCAACAATGCCCACCAGCACTGAAAAGGCCGGGCCCTGGCTGAGGCGCACACAGAGGGAAGATTTCACCCCATGGAGGACACTGTCTAGGCTGCTCCTGTAGTGAAGACCAATCGCTGCTCTCCAATCAGCAGGATCGGAATTCGTGCTTCTATAAACATGGGAAAAGACAGCAAAGTAAGACCAAAAGTGAACGTCTCGCCTTATGTCCATTTTATGATGGACTTCAGAAATCAAACAAGGGAGCAACAGCCAAACACCTATTATGATTTTACCGAATTTTCTAGAAAGTGTTCTGAAAAGTGGAAGACCatctcaaagaaggaaaaaaagaagtatgaAGCCCTGGCCAAGCGCGACAAAGATCGGTACCAACGTGAAATGAGAAACTATACCGGAccgagaagggagagaagaaggagagatcCAGATGCACCGCGGAAGCCCCCATCCTCGTTCCTGCTCTTCTCCCAAGACCATTTTGACGAGATAAAAGAACAACACCCAAACTGGACTGTGGCGCAGGTGGCCAAGGCTGCAGGGAGGATGTGGGCCAGGTGTTCAGAAGCGGATAAAATCCCCTACGAGGAGAGGGCTGCGGTTCTGAGGGCCAAGTACCTTGAAGAGCGGGAGGCCTACTACCACCAATGCCAGCGCGGGAAGTAAAAGTTCAAGGGATGGGGCAAACCCAATCTGAAACAATAAACCTCATTCAACTGGCTTTCTGGCTCTGGTGTTTAGTGTTTTCAGACTGCCCTGGGATGCTATGCTGTGGTAGTGAGTGGTTTGATTCAGGTCTAGCCTTGGGGAGGATGGCTCTCAGAGAGGCAGCTCTAAGACAGGAAATGGCTGCAGGACCCAAATGGCTAGGTTGACATGGGTGGGCAAGCACATGTGAAAAGCCATTTGTGTACGGGGAGTCAGCTCTATAGCTGCCTTTGGGACCAAAAAGCATAGTGGTCGGATCAGAGATTTCTTAATACAAATCCTAGCTTTTTCTGCGGCTTGCCATCTCATGAGAATGGGGCCAAAAAGACAGCAAATTGTGCTGTCTGTGCAGGCAACCATTTTGATTTTGATTGCAACTCTGGGTTTGGAATCAAGTTATTTGAACTTCGACACATCAAGGTCCATGTGACAGGATAGGTTCCAtgtggggcctccagtctcttgagggttaggtgcatcttctctgactaaacccagacccggGCTGtcgtctgctgtatatgtgttggggggctcatctcagctggtgtatgcctcgtggttggtggtccagtgtctgagagatcccgggggtccaggttagttgagactgctggtcctcctacagggccgccctcctcctcagcttcctccagtttttccctaattcaaccacaggggtcagcagcttctgtccattggttgggtgcacacatctgcatctgactctttcagctgcttgttgggtctttgggagggcagtcatgagagctccctttttgtgaacgccccatagcctcagtaatggtgtcaggtcttggggtctccccttgagatggatccgaCCTTGGGCCTGACTCtgtacttccttttcctcaggattttctccatttttgtccctgcagttctttcaaacaggaacaattctgggtcagagttttgactgtgggatggcaaccccatcacaTTGTGGAGAGGAGAGCATCTGTGCCTGGGATTTGACAGCTCATATCATAGGAGCTGGGGAACAGTCTCTGTAGAGTAAGTTAGGTGCTTGATATCTCATGCTGAAGTTTGCATTTTATGGTTGAGAGGGGACGATGTCCCTTAATCTGTAGTATGGAAACACATCATGGGACAGAAATTGTGGGATACGTGGAAGGTTTGATTGATCAGTCAGAGGCTCAGATCACAAGTAGTGTCAGCACATATGggtcaaggtgtgtgtgtgtgtgtgtgtgtgtgtgtgtgtgtgtgtgtgtgtgttgaaaactGCCCATAGCGTTCCTTCTGCCTTCCACATCTCCACCTCAGTGCATTTGCTTATGGACCACTCTAATGGGGTTAGagatagagctcagtggtagggtcCCTGCCTAGCATGTGTAGGGCCTGGAGTTCCCTCCCCAGTACTTCAAAtctacacaacaaacacacaaatctttCTAATCAAAAACCACACAGGAAAGGGTAACTCATACAGGAAATATATACAATTCAGCCTAGCCACTACAATGCATTACCGAGCCAGCACAGGGGTCATAATTTTTGATCATTACATGCTCATTTTTGTCCCCAGTCcccttcccagagttcttcatcccctctccccttcacctGAAAAGGGCATCTATACCCCcaggcatcccccttccctgtggcatcaagtctccacaggatttGGCaggtcctctcccactgagaccagacagggTCAGATTCCCAGGGCCAGTAGCAACTCTATTAAGGTTCCCATAAGCCTTTATCGTTCCTTAGAGGCAAAAGAGAAAGTCTGTAGAGAAACCAGGCACTCTGAGGGGCTacctggggactggagagatggctcagtggttaagggcactgactgctcttctggaggtcctgagttcaaatcccagccaccacatggtgcctcacaatcatctgtaatgagatctgatgctctgttctggtgtgtgaagacagctacaatatacttatatatggtaagtaaatgaataaataaatgtctttttaaaagaaaacaggctCCTCTTGATAAAGAATACATGTTTTCCAGCAAACCCAAGGGATTTTCTGGCCCAAGACTCATTACATAGACTCACAGAAATGACATCAATGTCCAGTGCAAAACGAAAATTACCTCATGCAGATGCTTGACTCTTGTGGGTTTTGCTGACCATATATGGAGTTTTGAAGTCCCCTGAGACTTGAAGTAATCGACTTCTAGCCAGTCACCTCTATATGGCACAAAACCTGAAGGAGCAGAGGGAAAATGTCAATGTAACTCTTTCTGCTTCTACGGAAGTTACTGTGACTTGCCACTCCCTCTCGTGGTTTGTATTAGATGTAAACCTGCTTTCCCACAGATCTTAACAGATGACCTTAGCCATCTTCTGCCAGAGGGAAATTTATAATCCTCTGGGGTCAAAAGCTTAGACTTTAAGTCTCCTCTCCTCTATTGCCTTACTAGTCAAATGCAAGCATCAGCTGCCCTCAGAGTTTACTACACACGTGTTCATCCCATTTACAAGAGACAGTCTGAGACACAGGTAAAAGCACACGTGTCAATTGCAGTTGAAGTTTGTACAGAGACTTTGCAACCTTGGGGAAGGAACTTGCCATTTCAGAACCTGGGCTCCTTTACTAGGGAAGAGTCACAGTCTTTAGACTCATGCCTGTAGTGGCAATTAGGGATAAATCTCATAGAATGATATATTGATTGCTATTAGGTATGATAATTGTATTTGGAAACAAtgtcaaaatgaatttgtttccAAAAGTGTCTGAGTCAGCTGATGTACTTTTTAAgtatatgtgttttattttctagttgtataaaacatataaatataagaGCAATACTAATATAGGACTGTAAATATGATATAGAAAATGTATATTACacaatatgtacataaatatattcCATTTTATGCTTGTAAATATGTAGTTTTCAATAGAATTTTATTCTGAGTAAAAAGTTCCCAGataatcatcagagaagcttcctcttgcaacatttgggaacaaatacagagacccagagCCAGGCAATATGCAAAGAGTGAGAGACTGTGAAACACTTTGTCCTTAATTGGGTTGCCTTCTTTAAATCCCTCCCAGTTCAGGACTCAGGAAACCctatggaagaggaggaagaaagagtgtaagagccatagggatggaggacaccaagaatgCAAGGCCCTCTACATCAACCACATCAGTCAATATTCATGGGattcagagactgaggcagcatacATAGGACCTGCACAGAGTTGCAcaggtcccagcactgagaaaggaAGTGAATACAAGCCTCTATGCCCCCATCCCTAACCTAGGAGCTctctccaattgataaccacttgcaaatgaaaattaagTTTTCTCTAAGGGTGTCTCACCAGGGAAATTTTAGAGGTTCCTTCTGGtccttttaaaattctgtcttatttctttttctttttttaaaaaagatttattttatttaatttatatgagtacactgtagctgttttcagacactccagaagaaggcatcggatcccattacagatggttgtgagccaccatgtggttgctgggaattgaactcaggacctctggaagagcagtcagtgctcttaactgctgagccatctctccagcccctgtcttatttcttaacacacacacacacacacacacacacacacacacacacacaccactcagacacactcacccaaacacacagacacacactcacacaaacatacacacatattcacataaacacacacacagaaacagaaacacacagatacacactcacacacacacacacacacacacacacacacacacgcaaacacacacctagacatagagagagacagacacagagagacagagagttctATCTCTTTTACTCCATAGATACTATATATAATGGCTTCCAGTTTCCCaatttatgggattcctgagtgtgagaACTAGTGGGTCTCTGAATCTAGTCTATTGTTATtgagctcttttccttcttttgttttgtcctattctgatgtgctaagtttttgttttgtcttattgtattttattattcttctttggaagcctgtttgttttttaatgacagACCAAAAAGGTTGTGGGTCCAGATGAGTGGGGAGGTAAGGGGTAACTTAGAGGAGTGGATGGAGGGGAACTGTGATCAGGATATGTTATGTGAGGGGAAAAACATCTATTTTcagtaaagttttaaaaaaggagctggagagatggttcaattgTCAAGAGCAATGGCTTTGGTTTCAAAGGATCCCGgttaattcccagcacacacatggcagctcacaactgtctataattccaattccagggaatACCACATCCTCACACTGATATACCTGCAGGtaaacaccagtgcacatgaaataaaaataaatttcaaaaggaaacaaaaagaacaagtcCCAGGACAACAAAGTATCTATGGTAAGTGTAAGTCCCAAACCTATAGGTGTTGACTAGCCAGCCACTTAAGTACTACTCTGGCTCAAGTGAAAACTGAAGTCACTGGCAGGAAGAGGACCGCtgtgtagatagatgatagatagatagatagatagatagatagatagatagatagatagatagatagatagattgacagacagacagacagacagacagacagacagacagacagacagacagacagacagaagactcTCCTGGAATAGGCAACTAGTATATAGCTCTCCCAGAGTGGAGACAGTTGGGACTTGAAAGAGTGCAGAAGAAAACTGGAAATCAAGAAGCATGTGCCCTAAGTAGAAATCCTAGCTTCATTTTGTCTAATCCTATCCTCCAGGCAGACACTCCTTGGTGAGGAGAGGGAATTCTCACAGACCTAGGTTCCTGTCAAAGGGAGAAACGGATAGAGTGAATAATCAGTATCTACAGCTATGGGGGGGATTCTAGGAAGTTGGGGAGGGGGGAACTGCTTAAATCACTGCTTCTGTTTCATCCCCACTAGAATTCTGGGAGAAAGCAGGCCGACTGTGCTGGGAGAGGGTTAGGGACCAAGGAGAAGGTGGGGTCATCAGTCTCTGCCACACAACCTGAGCTACTGGGATTTCTATTGGCAAGTTCTGTACAGGACTCCAGAAGCCTTCTGTTGAGAAGAAGCAGCCTCTAGACAACCAGAGACAATGGCTAAGTCTAGAAACTTCCAGCCATAAGGTAAGTACTGGAGTGAAGTAGAAGCATGGTGACCCTTCACAGCAATGAATGTTTAAATTGACTGAAAACGTGGATCacctgtgttcccaccacacacaaaataattgtAAGTAACATCGGGCTGAGGCTATGCAACCTGTTGGGGGCTGCTCATTGTTTCACAGTGTGTGTACAGCTCCAAATGGCACATGGAAAGTGTTCCGCACCTTCAATTGTCAAGCAGGCCTCAGTAGACCTGTGAGGAGACACACAGTTAAAAGGTCTGCAGTTATGTATGAGCAGTTACCTACTTCTCCTTTCCAGTACTAAACTTCAAATCTATCCTCCAATATTTTTATCACTAATTTCAAAATACGGTCAGCAGCAAAACAGTCCTAAGGGCCTCCATCGCCTCCGGCCATGACCACCACATCACTTGCCTAACCTATTTCCTGACTATCTTTGCTGCGGACAGTGCGTCACCCACAGGAAGAGAGTCAGCCTTTCACACTGCCTAGTGAGGCGGGGCTAAATCTGCCCTCTTTTAAGTCTCTCTATTGAAATAAGTTATCATTTATTATACAAAATGATATACGTGAATAGGAGAATGACTAACTTTTTGA
The window above is part of the Rattus norvegicus strain BN/NHsdMcwi chromosome X, GRCr8, whole genome shotgun sequence genome. Proteins encoded here:
- the Hmgb4l9 gene encoding high mobility group protein B4-like, with the translated sequence MGKDSKVRPKVNVSPYVHFMMDFRNQTREQQPNTYYDFTEFSRKCSEKWKTISKKEKKKYEALAKRDKDRYQREMRNYTGPRRERRRRDPDAPRKPPSSFLLFSQDHFDEIKEQHPNWTVAQVAKAAGRMWARCSEADKIPYEERAAVLRAKYLEEREAYYHQCQRGK